Proteins from one Setaria italica strain Yugu1 chromosome V, Setaria_italica_v2.0, whole genome shotgun sequence genomic window:
- the LOC101752710 gene encoding uncharacterized protein LOC101752710 — protein MLPASHPLLYACVFRDTHLVAELPTDADDLPPLAAALLAAAPPHHRHLTHSAAGRAHALLLAPPLALAAVSRAPHLPAAQLLLFLRHLRCLPEDRMRDEMPRLAMRLPLPPDDEAALAREEHDVAAAEAEAEEAARRDAELAARRTPKRDHRGGAAAWAWRRQLWMVILVDLVLLAVLFAAWLAVCRGFSCIGR, from the coding sequence ATGCTCCCGGCCTCGCACCCGCTGCTCTACGCCTGCGTCTTCCGCGACACCCACCTCGTCGCCGAGCTCCCCACCGACGCCGACGACCTCCCCCCGCTCGCCGcagccctcctcgccgccgcgccgccgcaccaccgccacctcacccactccgccgccggccgcgcgcacgcGCTGCTCCTCGCACCCccgctcgcgctcgccgccgtctcgcGGGCGCCGCACCTCCCGGCCGCGCAGCTCCTGCTCTTCCTCCGCCACCTGCGATGCCTCCCCGAGGACAGGATGCGGGACGAGATGCCGCGCCTCGCGATGCGCCTCCCGCTCCCGCCCGACGACGAGGCCGCGCTCGCGCGCGAGGAgcacgacgtcgccgccgcagaggccgaggccgaggaggcGGCCAGGAGGGACGCTGAGCTCGCCGCGCGGAGGACGCCCAAGCGGGACCAccggggaggcgccgccgcctgggcctgGAGGCGCCAGCTCTGGATGGTCATCCTCGTGGatctcgtcctcctcgccgtcctctTCGCCGCATGGCTCGCGGTCTGCAGGGGATTCAGCTGCATTGGCCGGTAA
- the LOC101753264 gene encoding uncharacterized protein At5g39865: MGCAGSKAATDVAVADVYRPPPTSVSLFDISAVEEPWRIAKNKVANKKAPAPPPELAGRRVVKDNPFLMRDRESKGSDGSAPRWKRRDPFEGCPERRPPGAAGGGVVLYTTTLRGVRRTFEDCERARELVEACAEAAGVGAVDERDVSLHPEYLRELRELLAGDGSGAAAPPPPRLFVMGRYVGGSEECVKLAESGKLREMMRWVKARGEACAAKDGRGCEGCGGARFVPCWECGGSCKVVVEKGGEVERCAKCNENGLMMCPICH; encoded by the exons ATGGGGTGCGCGGGCTCCAAGGCCGCCACGGACGTCGCGGTGGCCGACGTCTACCGTCCGCCGCCCACCAGCGTCTCCCTCTTCGACATCAGCGCCGTCGAGGAGCCCTGGCGCATCGCCAAGAACAAA GTTGCCAATAagaaggcgccggcgccgccgccggagcttgcGGGGCGGCGCGTGGTGAAGGACAACCCCTTTTTGATGCGCGACCGCGAGAGCAAGGGCAGCGACGGCAGCGCGCCCAGGTGGAAGCGGCGGGACCCGTTCGAGGGCTGCCCCGAGCGGCGTCCGCcgggcgccgcgggcggcggggtggtgcTCTACACGACGACGCTCCGCGGCGTGCGGCGCACCTTCGAGGACTGCGAGCGCGCGCGGGAGCTGGTGGAGGCCTgcgccgaggcggcgggcgtggggGCCGTCGACGAGCGCGACGTGTCGTTGCATCCCGAGTACCTCCGCGAGCTGCGGGAGCTGCTGGCCGGCGACGGCtcaggcgcggcggcgccgccgccgccgcggctcttCGTGATGGGGCGCTACGTGGGCGGCTCGGAGGAGTGCGTGAAGCTGGCCGAGTCCGGGAAGCTGAGGGAGATGATGCGGTGGGTGAAGGCGCGCGGCGAGGCCTGCGCGGCCAAGGACGGGCGCGGCTGCgagggctgcggcggcgcgcgctTCGTGCCGTGCTGGGAGTGCGGCGGCAGCTgcaaggtggtggtggagaaggGAGGCGAGGTGGAGAGGTGCGCCAAGTGCAACGAGAACGGGCTCATGATGTGCCCCATCTGCCACTGA